CCTCCAGCCCAGTGAGGTCCCAAACTCTCCCGGTATCTGCTGAGACGGCAGGCGCAGCAGCAGCCCATGAGGAAGTCCTGACTCCTGTTCTCTCAGGAAATCTTTTCTTCGGAGGCTCCTGGGATTTGGCTATGAGGGAAGAGGCAGGAGATGAGGGCTGGCAGGGGCAGCAGCCCGTGTGGCACAGTTGACGGTGATGACCCACGGCTGGCTCCAAGCTGCTGTGGAGcaatgaataaagagaaaaacccCCTACAGCAAGAAACAAGTCTTTCAGTATTAAAGAAACCCAACCtaccaaacaaaaaccacatgccATGTCctattttctcaattatttattaacatttctCAGATGTTCTAAAGCCCTCCCTTGCCTCCTCTCTGCCAAATCAGGGCCCTCTGTCCTACTTCAAAAGCCTGAGAGCTCACTTAATAAAGCAAGCCCCAGTCCCCACCTGGGAAGGGCCTGGTCACATGGGAGGGCAGGTGAGGGTCCCTGAGGGACAGCTTGTTGCCCTCACTGTTCCTGAGATGTCCCAGCCCAAGAAGAAAACGAAACTTCTCATCATTTCTCCTCGGGCCTCAGCCGAGCTGGCCCTATTAGTGCTTTCTCACCGTTAGGACTGCGGATCAGGCTGAAGGGCTCACCAGGGTGAGCCTTTCCGAGTCCCACTCACTGGCATCGCCATGAGGAGGCCCGGCGGCAGCTCTGCCCTGTGCACACTGTGGTAACCTGGCCAACAAGAACATTTGCCACCCTGCAAGTCTGAGGAGCAGGTGAGTTGCTGGAAGGGGTGAAGTCCCAGGGCCACCTCTGGCTTCACCCAGACTCATTAAATGAAAGACACCATCTCTGCTAGGGCCAAGCCCCTGTCACATCTGGctgctgttcccctccctggtCCCTCTGCCCTGTGGCAAGAAGCCCAGGTGCAGGTTCATAGGTTGTTCCGCTGAAGTGCCTCACACAAGTTCTGGTTGGTGTCGGGCTCCTCCGTCAGCACCTCCACAGCCTCCCACTCCCCAGATCGGCTCGACCTCTTGATGGCATCCACCACGCTCTGCATGTACAGCCCATCCTCGAAGGATGCAGCCATGGAGACAGGGGTGCGGTCCCAGGTTCGGCAGTCGCCCTGCCCCTGGAAGGACTGGCGCAAGGCCTGCACCATGTAGACCATGCCCTTCAGGTACAGCAGCGGGACGTCCTGGGGCCCCTGTTCAGGCAGCCCCGCACCCACGGCCAGCGAGTCCCTCAACAGCAGCTCCTCTTGCGTGGCAGAGTTCTTCTGCCCATAGAGGTCAGCTCCCCGGGCGACGAGGCGTCCTGCAGAGCCTACCACCATGACTTCATGCACAAAGGCGCCCGGCATGTTGAAGTTGAGTGTCACTGTGCTACACACACCCCCACCCATGAGCATTTGGAAGAAACAGAAGTCATCGCTGGTGACATGCCGGATGCCACGGATGGCAGCGTTCTGCCTCACAAATGTCTTGAGCAGCCCGTGCACCTTCTCGGCTCTCCGGCCGGTCAGGTGGGTCAGCAGGTCCACAATGTAGGTCCCCATGGTGTGCAGGCCCCCGCCGCCCATGAGCTCATCACAGATCCAGCCATAGCTGGGGCTCAGCAGGCTGCCTGAGTAGATGCGGGCATCGCAGATCATCACCGCTCCCACGTAGTGCTCCGAGATCAGCTGCTTCATGCGCACGAAGGCAGGCAGGAAGCGCAGCACATTCCCTACCAGGCTCATGAGCTGTGGGTAGTAGCGCGAGGCTGTCACCATCCGGAAGGCATCCACCGATGTTGCTGCCTTCTCGCAAACCACATTCTTCCCAATACCTAACAATAGCACACAACAGGAAATCTCAAAGTTCCAAGGAGGAATCTCCAGCATGTCCACCTGCCCTGAGGATTCTGGACTTGTCTGCCTCACAACTGCatgaactaatttttttgtttttttttttgtagaggtggggtctgctatgttgcccaggatagtctcaaaactcctggcctcaagcgatcctccactTTGGCCTcgtgagtaactgggaccacaggtgtgtaccaccacatctggctaattttaaattttttttgtagacatggggtctccctctgttgcataggctggtctagaactcctgggcccaagtgatcctcctgccttggcctcccaaagtgctgagattacaggtgttagccgccatgcctggccccaaatttcttcaaataaatctctctcttaaacaccctattggttctgtttctctggagaaccctgaataATACAGGTGGGCTAGAGAGGTTGGCACACTTCATGGATGTGTCTCTATGCTGTCAGGTATTTATTAGGTCGTCAGCTTGGGGGCAAGGGAATCTAACCTATTTTCTAGGGGATGGGCTAGTCATAACTCCCACTCTTAGTCATAACTCCAGAGAGCGCCCTAAGAGTCCCTGCAGATTGTTTTCTGAAAACACTGGTCCAACAAGTTAGAGTGGCCCAAGGCTAGAAAATGCTTGGCTCTGGTAGGACGGGAAGGAAGTGAGAATACCCTTTTTGCCCTCACACCCATTCTGGGTACGCTGCAGTCAACACGCACCCAGAGCTAAACCTCAAAGCTGGACAAAGCCCTGAAGAGAGTGCTAGAGGATGAGCAGCTGGAAACTGAAGGGATGAATGCTGCTCCATGTTTCAAGATGAAAGCTCGTGAGGATATGAACAGCCATGAGACACTAACACCTGCAGTGTTCCTACAAGCTTCATGTGGTTCAAGTCAAAGGAAATCCTGTGCTAATACCTtaaatagaaaacttagaaagCCCAAAAAGCAGTATGGACTAGACACATACAGAAGTTTATAAGTCACAGTAAGCCAGGAAGGATAAACACCCTGGCAAAAACCCACGAAAAAGCTCTCCAATGTCCAATTGCTTCTCGGAATAAAAGCCGAAGTCCTTACAAAGGCCCCACCCATAAGGTCTTGATACATG
The genomic region above belongs to Piliocolobus tephrosceles isolate RC106 chromosome 17, ASM277652v3, whole genome shotgun sequence and contains:
- the GFOD2 gene encoding glucose-fructose oxidoreductase domain-containing protein 2; protein product: MKMLPGVGVFGTGSSARVLVPLLRAEGFTVEALWGKTEEEAKQLAEEMNIAFYTSRTDDILLHQDVDLVCISIPPPLTRQISVKALGIGKNVVCEKAATSVDAFRMVTASRYYPQLMSLVGNVLRFLPAFVRMKQLISEHYVGAVMICDARIYSGSLLSPSYGWICDELMGGGGLHTMGTYIVDLLTHLTGRRAEKVHGLLKTFVRQNAAIRGIRHVTSDDFCFFQMLMGGGVCSTVTLNFNMPGAFVHEVMVVGSAGRLVARGADLYGQKNSATQEELLLRDSLAVGAGLPEQGPQDVPLLYLKGMVYMVQALRQSFQGQGDCRTWDRTPVSMAASFEDGLYMQSVVDAIKRSSRSGEWEAVEVLTEEPDTNQNLCEALQRNNL